The genome window CCCGACCACTTGAGTTGAGTTTCTATGTCATGGGTGACCGGACCGAGTATCACGGCATTGTGAACCGGCTGGCGAACATCTTTCATGCTAAACGCGGGGATCTGGAGTTGATCTTTTCGGACATACCCAAAAAGAGATACATGGCCCAATACCGGGATTCAGTTGATTACGATCAATCTTCGGTGAATCACCAGGTGAATTTTCCACTCAAGATGTACGATCCGTTCCCGGAGTCCAGCACAGAATTTGTTTTTGAAACAACTGTTACCCAACGATCAGCGGTAGTTAATATTCCATCTTCAGGCGATATTCCCACGC of Paenibacillus sp. FSL R5-0517 contains these proteins:
- a CDS encoding distal tail protein Dit, encoding MSYDIDVKVNGQWISELGAVLVGRTLPTLPEAEENTVKLAGRDGELDFGSTYATRPLELSFYVMGDRTEYHGIVNRLANIFHAKRGDLELIFSDIPKKRYMAQYRDSVDYDQSSVNHQVNFPLKMYDPFPESSTEFVFETTVTQRSAVVNIPSSGDIPTPPKMVLTNVGSTTIRNLRLTNEYLLEG